Genomic window (Culex pipiens pallens isolate TS chromosome 3, TS_CPP_V2, whole genome shotgun sequence):
GCGTGTGCATCAACAACATCATCAAGAACGATTTCCCCGGCCGGTGGACCCAGGTGGTGGACAAGATTAGCATCTACCTGCAAAATAGGGACATTAATGGGTGGAACGGAGCCCTGCTGTGCATGTACCAGCTGGTCAAGAACTACGAATACAAGAAATCCGCCGAACGTGCTCCGCTGACGGAAGCGATGAACCTGTTGCTGCCCCAGATGTACAATCTGATGATGAACCTCATTAACGATCCCTCCGAGCAGAGCGTTCTGATGCAAAAGCAGATCCTCAAGATTTACTACGCCCTCACGCAGTACGCGCTGCCCCTGGAGGTCATCACGAAGGACATCTTCGCCAACTGGATGGAGATTTGTCGCCAGATCTTGGACCGACCGGCGCCCGATTCGTCCCACATTGACGAAGACGAACGGCCCGAGATGCCCTGGTGGAAGGCCAAAAAGTGGGCCTCCCACATCGTGTTGCGAATGTTCGAACGGTACGGAAGCCCCGGCAATGTCGTCTCCAAGGATTACAACGAATTCGCCGATTGGTTCCTGCAGACGTTCACCAGTGGGCTGCTCAACGTGCTGCTGAAGGTGCTCGACCAGTACCGGAACAAGATCTACGTTTCGCCCCGGGTGATGACCGACACGCTCAACTACATTAAACACTCGTAAGTTGTTGTTTCACCTGGGTTTTATCACTAACCACTGCCCACGCGTTGTACTATTAATagatattttggtcaatttctTCCCGCAGCGTTTCCCATGCCCACTCGTGGAAGATGCTGAAGCCGCACTTTATTGCGATTCTCCAGGACGTCATCTTCCCGCTGATGTCGTACTCCGAAGCCGACGAGGAACTCTGGGAGGCCGATCCGATCGAGTACATCCGGCAAAAGTTTGACGTGTTTGACGATTACACGACGCCCGTGCCGGCGGCCGAAACGCTGCTGCACAACGTGTGTAAAACGCGCAAGGGAGTGCTGCCGCAGGTGATGCAGATCATCATGCAGATTATCAACGCTCCGAATCTGAACGCCAAGCAAAAGGACGGCGCCCTGCACATGGTCGGATCGCTGGCCGACGTGCTGCTCAAGAAGAAGGTCTTCAAGGACCAGGTGGAGAACTTGATTATGCAGTACGTGTTTCCGGAGTTTAGCAGCCCCCACGGACATCTGCGGGCCCGTGCCTGCTGGGTGCTGCACTACTTCAGCGAGATCAAGTTGAAGAACCAACAGGTGCTGGCAGAAATCATGCGACTCACGTCGGCCGCCCTGCTGAACGACAAGGAACTTCCCGTCAAGGTGGAAGCCGCCGTTGCCTTACAAATGTTCCTCATCTCCCAGGACAACGCCTCCAAATATCTGGAGACCCAGATCAAGGAAATCACCATGGAACTGCTGAAGATTATCCGCGAAACGGAAAACGAAGATCTTACCAACGTGCTGCAGAAAATCGTGTGCACCTACTCGGACCAACTGCTGCCGATCGCGGTCGACATTTGCCAACACTTGGCCACCACCTTCAGCCAGGTGCTGGAAGCGGACGAAAACTCGGACGAGCGGGCCATCACCGCGATGGGACTGCTGAACACGATGGAAACCCTGCTCAGCGTGATGGAAGAGCACCCGCAGGTGATGCTCACGCTGCACCCGATCGTCCTGCAGGTCGTCGGCCACGTGCTACAGCACAACGTCAACGAGTTCTACGAGGAGGCCTTCTCGCTCGTGTACGATCTGACCTCCAAATCGATATCACCCGACATGTGGAAGCTGCTGGAAATTATCTACCAGGTATGGGAGAGCTGCTTTTTCAGGTGATCCTCGTACTAATTGTCCCAACCTTCTTCGCAGCTTTTCCAAAAGGATGGAATTGATTACTTCGTAGATATGATGCCGGCACTACACAACTACATAACTGTCGATACGCCCGCATTTTTGTCCAACCAGAACCACGTCCTCGCCATGTTCAATATGTGCAAAACGGTACAATTTAGCTAGACATACAATTTTCGCGAACTACCTCAATACAACTCGCATCTTTACAGATATTGACCGGCAACACGACGGAAGAGGCTGAATGCAGTGCGGCCAAGCTGCTCGAGGTGATCATCCTGCAGTGCAAGGGCCACATCGACGAGTGTATTCCCAGCTTTGTGGAGCTCGCGCTGACGCGGCTAACCCGCGAGGTGAAAACGT
Coding sequences:
- the LOC120427613 gene encoding importin-7, producing MDNAKIAELLRATIDPNQRLQAEEQLNQVHKIIGFLPSLLQVIMQNDVENPVRQAGAIYLKNLITSSWQDREAEAGNPIPFSIHEQDRAMIRDSIVEAIVHAPDIIRVQLCVCINNIIKNDFPGRWTQVVDKISIYLQNRDINGWNGALLCMYQLVKNYEYKKSAERAPLTEAMNLLLPQMYNLMMNLINDPSEQSVLMQKQILKIYYALTQYALPLEVITKDIFANWMEICRQILDRPAPDSSHIDEDERPEMPWWKAKKWASHIVLRMFERYGSPGNVVSKDYNEFADWFLQTFTSGLLNVLLKVLDQYRNKIYVSPRVMTDTLNYIKHSVSHAHSWKMLKPHFIAILQDVIFPLMSYSEADEELWEADPIEYIRQKFDVFDDYTTPVPAAETLLHNVCKTRKGVLPQVMQIIMQIINAPNLNAKQKDGALHMVGSLADVLLKKKVFKDQVENLIMQYVFPEFSSPHGHLRARACWVLHYFSEIKLKNQQVLAEIMRLTSAALLNDKELPVKVEAAVALQMFLISQDNASKYLETQIKEITMELLKIIRETENEDLTNVLQKIVCTYSDQLLPIAVDICQHLATTFSQVLEADENSDERAITAMGLLNTMETLLSVMEEHPQVMLTLHPIVLQVVGHVLQHNVNEFYEEAFSLVYDLTSKSISPDMWKLLEIIYQLFQKDGIDYFVDMMPALHNYITVDTPAFLSNQNHVLAMFNMCKTILTGNTTEEAECSAAKLLEVIILQCKGHIDECIPSFVELALTRLTREVKTSELRTMCLQVVIAALYYNPQLLLQILEKIPLPVSNESIASHFIKQWIHDSDCFLGIHDRKLCVIGLCTLMSLGDGKPAVLSELSEKIIPTLILIFDGLKRAYAARASEGEEEESEEEDDDLEDGISSDEDEVDEMGPSYFERIAKMTQDKAAEAGFELTATIKDADSDDEDEDDDDDSGDEMDETALEGFTTPLDDEENPACVDEYIAFQEVMTNLPNADPNWYNMLTRSLKPEEAKSLQEILVLAEQKKAAKRSKEIENSGGYQFTQHQIPTSFNFSGQQ